One part of the Deltaproteobacteria bacterium genome encodes these proteins:
- the infA gene encoding translation initiation factor IF-1, translating into MENQYENGQPGEIMEELQNLMYRVQLDDGPQVKAHLSSLLKKVTVRLLPGERVLVDVSAFDTSRAKITKRLPKVLPV; encoded by the coding sequence ATGGAAAATCAGTACGAAAACGGCCAACCGGGCGAAATTATGGAAGAACTCCAAAACTTGATGTACCGGGTGCAGCTAGATGACGGTCCTCAGGTTAAAGCACACCTCTCAAGCCTCTTAAAAAAGGTCACGGTGCGCCTATTACCAGGAGAACGGGTGCTCGTCGATGTGTCAGCTTTTGATACCTCGAGAGCTAAAATCACGAAAAGATTACCCAAAGTACTACCTGTTTAA
- a CDS encoding asparaginase, whose product MLNSPRLHLASWRGHAIEGVHPVHAVLCEADGTVVQQVGFDVETTWRSSAKPFQLEATLGLVPEAKQKKLTDRALAVAAASHNAEQIHLRAVRSIFKLFELEEDQLRCGAHNPMGSAANNTLIRARKKPAQIHNNCSGKHAMMLAAASCNEQELETYLEPGQLVQKAIFDVVSERTGLEIEDTVVDGCGAPCFVLPLSAMARAWAQLGEATQDEESSVLGRIGRAMAAHPDLVSGSDRLDVALPTEAQEPVITKIGAAGLLCGTLPERKLGFAMKIGTGDGGLRGDGARACLHRWFPEIFEEAPSESPVLNVVGEPVGRVEPIWEMPKPKKPWKKRRRRG is encoded by the coding sequence ATGCTTAACTCCCCTAGACTCCATCTCGCCTCTTGGCGCGGTCATGCCATCGAAGGCGTTCACCCTGTGCACGCAGTACTTTGCGAAGCCGATGGTACCGTTGTCCAACAAGTTGGTTTCGACGTTGAAACCACTTGGCGTAGCTCTGCTAAGCCTTTCCAGCTCGAAGCAACTCTTGGACTTGTTCCAGAAGCCAAACAAAAGAAGCTCACAGACAGAGCTTTGGCTGTTGCCGCTGCCAGTCACAACGCTGAGCAAATTCACCTGCGTGCAGTGCGCTCTATCTTCAAGCTCTTTGAACTTGAGGAAGACCAGCTGCGATGCGGCGCACACAACCCGATGGGCTCTGCCGCAAACAACACCCTGATCCGAGCTCGAAAAAAGCCAGCTCAGATTCACAACAACTGCTCTGGTAAACACGCCATGATGTTGGCTGCTGCCTCGTGCAACGAGCAAGAACTTGAGACATATCTCGAGCCAGGACAGCTTGTTCAAAAAGCTATATTCGATGTTGTATCCGAGCGTACCGGTCTCGAAATAGAAGACACCGTTGTCGACGGTTGTGGAGCTCCATGTTTCGTCCTCCCGCTCTCAGCGATGGCACGAGCGTGGGCACAGCTTGGAGAGGCCACTCAAGACGAAGAATCTAGCGTTTTAGGACGAATTGGGCGCGCCATGGCCGCTCATCCCGATCTTGTAAGCGGGTCAGACCGCCTGGATGTCGCTTTACCTACCGAGGCCCAAGAGCCCGTGATCACCAAAATTGGGGCAGCCGGACTACTCTGTGGAACCCTCCCAGAGCGTAAATTGGGTTTCGCGATGAAAATTGGCACCGGCGACGGCGGTTTAAGGGGAGACGGGGCACGAGCGTGCTTGCATCGCTGGTTCCCTGAAATTTTCGAAGAAGCTCCCTCAGAAAGCCCAGTCTTGAATGTTGTTGGTGAACCTGTAGGCCGTGTTGAGCCCATCTGGGAGATGCCAAAACCCAAAAAACCCTGGAAAAAGCGGCGGCGTAGGGGTTGA
- the pdxS gene encoding pyridoxal 5'-phosphate synthase lyase subunit PdxS codes for MEKSTFKTKIGLAEMLKGGVIMDVVNAEQARIAEDAGASAVMALERVPAQIRKDGGVARASDPAMIKSIQDTVSIPVMAKCRIGHIAEAQILEALNVDFIDESEVLTPADEEFHLYKHDFKVPFVCGSTNLGEALRRIGEGAAMMRTKGEAGTGNIVEAVRHLRTLRTHIRKLTTMSDDELMTEAKNLGAPFDLVQFVSKEGRLPVPNFAAGGVATPADAALCMLLGAESVFVGSGIFLSEDPARRAKAVVEAVTYYKEPKKLAEISEGLGQAMGGLEIGKIAKEDQFAHRGW; via the coding sequence ATGGAAAAGTCCACGTTCAAAACTAAAATTGGTCTGGCTGAAATGCTCAAGGGCGGCGTCATTATGGACGTTGTAAATGCTGAGCAAGCTCGTATCGCTGAAGATGCTGGTGCATCTGCGGTAATGGCTCTGGAACGCGTACCGGCTCAAATCCGTAAAGACGGCGGCGTTGCTCGCGCTTCAGATCCAGCGATGATCAAGTCGATTCAAGATACAGTAAGTATCCCAGTCATGGCCAAATGCCGCATCGGCCACATCGCCGAAGCGCAAATCCTTGAAGCACTCAACGTAGACTTCATCGACGAGAGCGAAGTACTCACACCTGCTGACGAAGAGTTTCACCTCTACAAGCACGATTTCAAAGTACCCTTCGTATGCGGCTCTACCAATCTCGGTGAAGCGCTTCGACGCATTGGTGAAGGTGCCGCTATGATGCGTACCAAAGGCGAAGCTGGAACAGGCAACATTGTTGAAGCCGTTCGTCACCTCCGCACGCTTCGCACACACATTCGCAAATTGACAACCATGAGCGACGACGAGCTAATGACCGAAGCCAAAAACCTCGGTGCTCCATTCGACCTCGTTCAGTTTGTATCTAAAGAAGGTCGCCTCCCAGTGCCAAACTTCGCAGCTGGCGGCGTAGCAACACCTGCTGATGCAGCTCTTTGCATGCTCCTCGGTGCCGAATCTGTATTTGTGGGCAGCGGAATCTTCCTCTCCGAAGATCCTGCTCGCCGCGCTAAGGCAGTGGTAGAAGCCGTAACCTATTACAAAGAGCCTAAGAAGCTTGCTGAAATCAGCGAAGGTCTTGGCCAAGCCATGGGCGGTCTCGAAATTGGTAAAATTGCCAAGGAAGACCAATTCGCTCACCGCGGCTGGTAA
- the pdxT gene encoding pyridoxal 5'-phosphate synthase glutaminase subunit PdxT — protein sequence MPTIGVLGLQGGYDAHIQMLEALGHKTLQVRNPDDFASLSGLVLPGGESTTQLKLIHRFNLKLNLDAFIASGKPVFATCAGMILCAAHVTHPEQDSFGYVDIDVERNGWGRQLDSFEAKADGTDLELCFIRAPRIIRVGSGVEVVATFKGEPVMVRQGNVTAATFHPELTDDSRVHAAIFGSATGEVIELFKNPKSKSA from the coding sequence ATGCCAACCATCGGGGTACTCGGACTTCAGGGCGGCTACGACGCCCATATTCAGATGCTTGAGGCCCTTGGCCACAAGACTCTTCAAGTTCGTAACCCCGATGATTTTGCCTCGCTCTCAGGCCTGGTTCTCCCAGGCGGTGAAAGCACGACGCAGCTCAAGCTCATCCACCGTTTCAATTTAAAGCTCAACCTCGATGCGTTCATCGCATCCGGCAAACCCGTATTCGCAACCTGCGCAGGAATGATTCTTTGCGCAGCTCATGTTACCCACCCGGAGCAAGATAGCTTTGGATATGTGGATATCGATGTGGAGCGAAATGGATGGGGCCGGCAACTTGATAGCTTCGAAGCAAAAGCTGACGGCACAGATCTTGAACTTTGCTTTATCAGAGCGCCGCGCATCATCCGTGTTGGTTCCGGAGTAGAAGTGGTCGCCACATTCAAGGGCGAGCCGGTTATGGTTCGACAAGGAAACGTAACTGCCGCAACTTTTCATCCCGAGCTTACTGATGACAGCCGTGTACACGCGGCCATCTTTGGAAGTGCGACCGGCGAAGTGATTGAACTCTTTAAAAATCCAAAGTCCAAATCAGCCTAA
- a CDS encoding EAL domain-containing protein — translation MVFQPLVDLRDRSLFAYESLARTTSSHFSGPPELFDVAVECGRAGELGRVLRGLATKQCTETPLFLNVHPDEFGDGWLMQSDDPIFFHGHQIYLEITESVPLKYNEMCHSILKEIRSRGVKLAVDDLGSGYSNLKYISDLRPDVVKLDRGLIEGLTKGTRLYRLVTAIVNLCVDMGAKVVAEGIETAGELHAVIDAGCHYGQGFALARPAAPPPEPVWPAGVQ, via the coding sequence GTGGTTTTCCAGCCTCTCGTAGACCTCCGTGATCGCTCTCTTTTTGCTTATGAGTCGCTGGCACGTACGACGAGCTCGCATTTTTCCGGCCCACCAGAGCTATTCGATGTGGCCGTGGAGTGCGGCCGAGCTGGTGAATTGGGGCGGGTTCTTCGGGGTCTTGCCACCAAGCAATGCACGGAAACACCGTTATTTTTGAACGTTCACCCTGATGAATTCGGTGATGGATGGCTTATGCAATCCGATGATCCGATCTTCTTTCATGGTCACCAGATTTATTTGGAGATTACCGAGTCGGTTCCTCTCAAATACAACGAGATGTGTCACAGCATCTTGAAAGAGATTCGAAGCCGCGGTGTGAAGCTGGCGGTGGACGATTTGGGCTCAGGTTACTCCAACTTGAAATATATCTCCGACCTAAGACCTGACGTGGTGAAGCTTGATCGCGGACTCATCGAAGGCTTAACAAAGGGCACACGGCTTTACCGCTTGGTGACGGCCATTGTGAACCTTTGTGTTGATATGGGAGCCAAGGTAGTGGCGGAAGGTATTGAAACTGCAGGGGAATTACATGCGGTCATCGATGCTGGCTGTCATTATGGTCAAGGTTTTGCCCTCGCAAGACCAGCTGCTCCACCTCCAGAACCCGTATGGCCGGCCGGCGTTCAGTAA
- a CDS encoding GGDEF domain-containing protein, producing the protein MIPMENMESLEESMGMNPKDNDLDSDQSSTDTQALLARIAHMQEELDELRCFRDMAYRDPLTGLRNRRYLELRFAEELHRVKRKPNGHCSVVMIDLDDLKVINDELGHAEGDRSLKWIGNFLTAELRQQDVCCRIGGDEFVLVLPDTDTLGRRLVVDRIWDNLRKANVGRITPLRLSMGGATWPMDGQLSDELFNKADKAMYRSKRRNKGTAPRTTRSQTKAVAAD; encoded by the coding sequence ATGATTCCAATGGAAAACATGGAATCCTTGGAGGAAAGCATGGGTATGAACCCCAAAGACAATGATTTGGACTCTGACCAATCCTCAACGGATACTCAGGCTCTACTCGCCCGTATTGCCCATATGCAAGAAGAACTCGATGAGCTTCGTTGCTTTCGAGACATGGCCTACCGAGATCCCCTAACCGGATTACGTAATCGACGATACCTTGAACTGCGTTTTGCAGAAGAACTCCACCGTGTGAAGCGAAAGCCCAATGGGCATTGTTCAGTCGTGATGATCGATCTTGATGATTTGAAAGTTATCAACGACGAACTCGGGCATGCTGAGGGTGATAGAAGCCTGAAGTGGATAGGAAATTTTCTCACCGCGGAACTTCGACAGCAAGATGTCTGCTGTAGAATCGGCGGTGATGAGTTTGTTCTTGTATTGCCAGATACCGATACGCTGGGTCGCCGACTCGTGGTTGACCGAATTTGGGATAACCTTCGCAAAGCCAACGTTGGTCGCATAACCCCACTTCGACTTAGTATGGGGGGAGCAACGTGGCCTATGGACGGGCAGCTCTCCGATGAGCTTTTTAATAAAGCCGATAAAGCAATGTACCGCTCCAAGAGACGCAACAAAGGTACAGCGCCGCGAACCACACGTTCACAGACTAAAGCGGTCGCTGCCGATTAA